The [Bacillus] selenitireducens MLS10 genome includes a region encoding these proteins:
- the queA gene encoding tRNA preQ1(34) S-adenosylmethionine ribosyltransferase-isomerase QueA, with protein sequence MDVSAFDYELPEELIAQTPLKNREESRLLVMERTTGDLSHQTFSSVIDHLNPGDALVLNDTKVIPARLFGIKKETGAKIEVLLLKEQDDHVWEALVKPAKRLKKGTVISFGEGVLQAECTGELPEGRRLLRFSFDGVFHERLDDLGEMPLPPYIQEQLDEKDRYQTVYAANRGSAAAPTAGLHFTPDLLEKIRAKGIRTVFLTLHVGLGTFRPVSVDTVEDHTMHAEFYQFSEASARALRETRARGGRIIAVGTTSARTLETIVRDHDDFAAASGWTDIFIYPGYRFQGIDGLLTNFHLPKSTLVMLVSAFSKREFVLDAYREAVRERYRFFSFGDAMLIANQSGDSRKGE encoded by the coding sequence ATGGATGTTTCAGCTTTTGATTACGAACTGCCCGAAGAACTGATCGCACAAACACCGCTTAAAAATCGTGAAGAATCGCGGCTCTTGGTCATGGAGCGCACGACCGGGGACCTGTCCCATCAGACATTCTCCTCCGTGATTGACCATCTCAATCCCGGTGATGCACTTGTGCTGAATGATACGAAAGTGATCCCTGCAAGGTTATTCGGCATAAAGAAAGAGACAGGGGCAAAGATCGAGGTCCTCCTCCTGAAAGAGCAGGATGACCACGTCTGGGAAGCGCTCGTTAAACCGGCGAAGCGACTGAAAAAAGGAACGGTGATCTCGTTCGGGGAAGGTGTTTTGCAAGCAGAATGCACCGGTGAACTCCCTGAGGGGAGACGGTTGCTCCGGTTTTCATTTGACGGGGTGTTTCATGAGCGTCTCGATGACCTTGGTGAGATGCCGCTGCCGCCGTATATTCAGGAACAGCTTGATGAGAAGGACCGGTATCAGACCGTCTATGCCGCAAACCGAGGAAGTGCAGCGGCCCCGACGGCAGGCCTGCACTTTACGCCGGATCTCCTTGAGAAAATCCGCGCGAAAGGGATTCGAACGGTCTTTTTGACCCTCCATGTCGGACTTGGCACTTTCCGTCCTGTTTCGGTGGATACGGTCGAGGATCATACGATGCATGCGGAATTTTATCAGTTCTCAGAAGCGTCTGCGAGAGCATTACGGGAGACCAGAGCACGTGGGGGCAGAATCATCGCCGTCGGAACCACTTCTGCGAGAACCCTCGAAACCATAGTCCGGGATCATGACGATTTTGCCGCAGCTTCCGGATGGACGGATATATTTATTTATCCGGGCTACCGGTTTCAGGGGATCGACGGTCTCTTAACGAATTTTCATCTGCCGAAATCGACACTGGTCATGCTGGTGTCGGCATTTTCAAAGCGGGAGTTTGTCCTGGATGCATACAGAGAAGCGGTGCGGGAGCGTTACCGGTTTTTCAGCTTCGGTGATGCAATGCTTATCGCCAATCAGAGCGGCGACAGCCGAAAAGGAGAGTAA
- a CDS encoding DUF2905 domain-containing protein yields MMDVPRWLITAGLILIVIGVIWQFGGRFLPLGRLPGDFLFSRGNTTFYFPLMTSIIISIILSVLFYLFSQR; encoded by the coding sequence ATGATGGATGTGCCACGCTGGCTGATTACCGCGGGTCTCATACTTATTGTCATTGGTGTGATCTGGCAGTTTGGTGGCAGATTCCTGCCGCTTGGAAGACTGCCGGGTGATTTTTTGTTTTCAAGAGGGAATACGACATTTTATTTCCCTCTGATGACGTCAATCATAATCAGCATCATTCTGTCTGTTCTGTTTTATCTGTTCAGTCAGCGATGA
- a CDS encoding post-transcriptional regulator has translation MTNEQWGYWRLKLEPVIMSKREEWQHLGHPNVTDQTVWSLFTERVDRKKDKPDTLHLHWLVQELMAMSINDYMTHLTIGALKGPDLFESGEALDLRSDREKSDQSPD, from the coding sequence ATGACAAATGAACAGTGGGGATACTGGCGCTTGAAACTGGAGCCGGTTATCATGAGTAAACGGGAAGAGTGGCAGCATCTTGGACATCCGAATGTAACGGATCAGACGGTCTGGTCGCTTTTTACCGAACGGGTGGATCGGAAAAAAGACAAGCCGGATACGCTTCATCTGCACTGGCTCGTGCAGGAACTGATGGCGATGTCCATTAATGATTACATGACACATTTAACGATCGGCGCGTTGAAGGGACCTGACTTGTTTGAATCAGGGGAAGCCCTTGACTTACGATCTGACCGGGAGAAATCCGATCAGAGCCCGGATTGA
- the ruvA gene encoding Holliday junction branch migration protein RuvA, with protein MIEQIRGTLLYIETETITVDVHGVGYLIHCGNPYRFQEWMNEELTVFTYQHVREDAIRLYGFRFREERKLFEKMLQVSGIGPKGALAIATSGHPGKVVAAIESEDEKFLVKFPGVGKKTARQMILDLKGKLGELLPDLNDHNEGQKPVNAVMNEREPVSDNPELDEALEALKALGYVDRELQKIKPVLSGESMTTDAYIRRALQELLK; from the coding sequence ATGATCGAACAGATCAGAGGGACCCTCCTCTATATTGAAACGGAAACGATCACCGTTGATGTGCACGGTGTCGGTTATCTGATCCATTGCGGCAACCCGTACCGGTTTCAGGAATGGATGAATGAAGAACTGACCGTTTTTACGTATCAGCACGTCAGGGAGGACGCGATCAGGCTGTATGGTTTCAGGTTCCGCGAAGAACGGAAGCTCTTTGAGAAAATGCTTCAGGTGTCCGGGATTGGCCCGAAGGGCGCACTGGCCATTGCCACGTCCGGTCATCCGGGAAAAGTGGTCGCGGCTATTGAATCTGAAGACGAGAAGTTCCTGGTGAAATTTCCGGGCGTGGGAAAGAAAACGGCCCGTCAGATGATTCTCGACTTAAAAGGAAAACTTGGCGAGCTTTTACCGGATTTGAACGATCATAACGAAGGTCAGAAACCGGTGAATGCCGTTATGAATGAGCGTGAGCCCGTTTCTGATAATCCGGAACTGGATGAGGCCCTTGAAGCATTGAAGGCCCTTGGCTATGTGGACCGGGAACTGCAGAAAATCAAGCCGGTTCTGTCCGGCGAATCGATGACGACGGATGCTTATATCCGAAGGGCGTTGCAGGAGCTTTTGAAGTAA
- the yajC gene encoding preprotein translocase subunit YajC gives MELLGALLPLLLMFAIFYFLLIRPQQKRQKKIQEMHQALQKGDRVITIGGMHGKIDAIDEDKIVVDVNGSQKLTFDRQAVREVVNPD, from the coding sequence ATGGAATTACTCGGAGCTTTACTTCCGCTGTTGCTGATGTTTGCGATCTTTTATTTTCTCTTGATCCGTCCTCAGCAAAAGCGTCAAAAGAAGATTCAGGAAATGCATCAGGCCCTTCAAAAAGGGGATCGCGTGATCACCATCGGTGGTATGCATGGTAAGATCGATGCCATCGACGAAGATAAAATCGTTGTCGATGTCAACGGTTCGCAGAAACTGACGTTTGACCGTCAGGCTGTCCGTGAAGTGGTTAATCCAGATTGA
- a CDS encoding DUF368 domain-containing protein yields the protein MNIKLLYYGAMMGISNIIPGVSAGTIALIVGIYDELLQSVRDFFSPRIKQTLPFLIPLAAGIIGGILAFSWVISWLLEHAFEPVQFFFLGLILGVIPFLFREAGAKTSFRAVHVTVLIMTALAVMTMDLFTPQEAARSAYELTAASGIWLFLAGVVASMSLLLPGLSGATVLLMFGVYGSAIYSLLTVDVMVILILVAGIGIGFIVSSRLIAYVLFAHRTMTYAVIIGLLIGSVYIVFPGVSGQFMMLLLSLVTFAAGFTIAFRLGRANDSMRMKGENPS from the coding sequence TTGAATATCAAATTACTCTATTACGGAGCCATGATGGGGATCAGCAACATCATCCCCGGTGTGAGTGCCGGTACGATTGCCCTGATTGTTGGGATCTATGATGAGCTGTTACAGTCGGTTCGGGACTTTTTCAGTCCCCGGATCAAACAGACGTTGCCTTTTTTAATCCCCCTTGCTGCCGGAATTATAGGTGGAATTCTTGCTTTCAGCTGGGTGATCAGCTGGCTCTTGGAGCATGCATTCGAGCCGGTTCAGTTCTTTTTTCTTGGCCTGATTCTCGGTGTGATTCCTTTTTTGTTCAGAGAAGCCGGAGCGAAGACATCTTTTCGGGCCGTGCATGTGACCGTTCTGATCATGACCGCATTGGCTGTGATGACCATGGATCTGTTCACCCCTCAGGAAGCGGCCCGATCTGCCTATGAACTGACTGCGGCGAGCGGCATCTGGCTGTTTTTGGCAGGTGTTGTGGCGAGCATGTCTCTTCTTTTACCCGGACTGAGCGGTGCTACGGTGCTCCTGATGTTTGGTGTATACGGATCGGCCATCTACTCACTGTTGACGGTGGATGTGATGGTCATACTGATTCTCGTCGCAGGGATCGGCATCGGGTTTATTGTGAGCAGCCGACTGATTGCTTATGTGCTGTTTGCTCACCGGACGATGACGTACGCGGTCATTATCGGTCTTCTGATCGGATCCGTCTACATTGTGTTTCCGGGTGTCAGCGGTCAGTTTATGATGCTTTTACTCAGTCTGGTTACGTTTGCGGCCGGATTTACGATAGCATTCCGGCTTGGAAGAGCGAATGATTCGATGCGGATGAAAGGGGAGAATCCTTCATGA
- a CDS encoding ACT domain-containing protein codes for MKKKTDQFYLVREDMLPDAMLRTVQVKERLEHDPGLRINEVVQDIGISRSAFYKYKDGIFPFSTMVKEKIITLSVHLEDQSGTLSKLLSLIAEIGANVLTINQTIPLQGKATITLTIETAAMTGDVTTLVDKLERLEPVFRVELIGSGT; via the coding sequence GTGAAAAAGAAAACCGATCAGTTTTATCTGGTTCGAGAAGATATGCTTCCGGATGCCATGCTCAGAACCGTCCAAGTCAAAGAGAGACTTGAACATGACCCTGGGTTACGAATCAATGAAGTGGTTCAAGACATCGGCATCAGCCGGAGTGCTTTTTATAAATACAAAGACGGAATCTTTCCGTTCTCGACGATGGTGAAAGAGAAAATCATTACTCTCTCCGTTCACCTTGAGGATCAGTCAGGCACATTATCGAAACTCTTGTCGTTGATTGCAGAAATTGGTGCAAACGTACTGACGATCAATCAGACGATTCCCTTACAGGGCAAGGCGACGATTACGCTGACGATTGAAACGGCAGCAATGACCGGAGACGTCACGACGCTTGTAGACAAGCTTGAGCGACTCGAACCGGTATTCAGGGTGGAGCTTATCGGCTCCGGCACGTGA
- the tgt gene encoding tRNA guanosine(34) transglycosylase Tgt, translated as MTAITYEHIKTCKQSGARLGKVHTPHGSFETPIFMPVGTLATVKTMSPEDLLQMNAQIILSNTYHLWLRPGEDIVKEAGGLHQFMNWHRPILTDSGGFQVFSLSDLRNITEEGVHFRNHLSGEKLFLSPEKAMRIQNDLGPDIMMAFDECPPYPAEHAYMKASVERTSRWAERCLEGHKRPEDQGLFGIVQGGEYEDLRKQSAKDLVSLDFPGYAIGGLSVGEPKDVMNRVLEFTTPWLPEDKPRYLMGVGTADSLIDGAIRGVDMFDCVLPTRIARNGTLMTSKGRLVVRNAKFARDFRPLDENCSCYVCQNHSRAYIRHLIKANETLGLRLCSYHNLHFLIDLMEQVRQAIREDRLLDFRESFFEEYGFNRPDAKNF; from the coding sequence ATGACAGCCATAACCTATGAACACATCAAAACGTGTAAACAGTCCGGTGCGAGACTCGGAAAAGTCCACACGCCGCACGGCAGTTTTGAAACACCGATTTTTATGCCGGTGGGAACGCTGGCAACGGTAAAGACGATGAGTCCGGAAGATTTGCTGCAAATGAATGCGCAAATCATTCTGAGCAATACGTATCACCTTTGGCTGAGGCCGGGGGAAGACATCGTCAAAGAGGCGGGCGGCCTGCATCAGTTCATGAACTGGCACCGGCCGATTCTTACTGATTCCGGCGGATTTCAGGTCTTCAGTTTAAGTGACCTCCGAAATATCACCGAGGAAGGCGTTCATTTCCGCAATCATCTGAGTGGTGAGAAGCTCTTCCTCAGTCCGGAAAAGGCAATGCGGATCCAAAATGATCTCGGCCCGGATATTATGATGGCCTTCGATGAATGTCCGCCTTATCCTGCAGAACATGCGTACATGAAAGCGTCAGTGGAACGGACGAGCCGCTGGGCTGAACGGTGCCTCGAGGGACACAAACGTCCTGAGGATCAGGGGCTCTTTGGCATCGTACAGGGCGGGGAGTACGAAGATCTCCGGAAGCAAAGCGCAAAGGATCTCGTGTCATTGGACTTTCCGGGCTATGCGATTGGCGGTCTGTCCGTCGGAGAACCGAAGGACGTTATGAACCGGGTTCTCGAATTCACGACGCCATGGCTCCCGGAAGATAAACCGCGATACTTGATGGGTGTCGGGACAGCGGATTCCCTGATTGACGGTGCGATCCGCGGTGTCGATATGTTTGACTGTGTGCTTCCGACACGTATTGCCAGAAACGGTACGCTGATGACAAGCAAGGGAAGGCTTGTTGTGCGAAACGCGAAATTTGCAAGGGATTTCCGTCCTCTTGATGAGAATTGCAGCTGTTATGTGTGTCAGAATCATTCCCGTGCGTATATCCGCCATTTGATTAAAGCGAATGAAACCCTGGGATTGAGACTTTGTTCGTATCACAATCTGCATTTTCTCATTGATTTGATGGAACAGGTCCGGCAGGCTATCCGCGAAGACCGGCTGTTGGATTTTCGGGAATCATTTTTTGAAGAATACGGCTTTAACAGACCGGATGCAAAAAACTTTTAA
- the pheA gene encoding prephenate dehydratase: MVKTAFLGPRGSFTEAAARTLVPDDELIPYKTIPDSMDAVKEGTVTRAVVPMENAIEGSVNITLDYFIHHQRLNMGGEVTAPIEQHLLVAGGQMEQLEEIETIYSHPQAIAQCHQFLREQYPKAEIQYMNSTAEAAKYIAENPDEKAAAIANVVAAEAYGLSFAAKSINDYTNNQTRFLLLTNEDQVFSEEDLGDTPYKTTMMIGLSSDFSGALHQVLAAFAWRKINLTKIESRPTKTGLGNYFFIVDVDKKYDDVLLPAACEELRALGCEVQVLGSYPCFTWDAIKKNGKPKSIKEVI; encoded by the coding sequence GTGGTAAAAACAGCATTTTTAGGCCCGCGCGGATCATTTACGGAAGCAGCTGCAAGGACACTCGTACCCGATGACGAGCTGATTCCGTACAAGACGATCCCTGATTCCATGGACGCCGTAAAGGAAGGTACGGTGACGAGAGCCGTTGTTCCGATGGAAAACGCCATTGAAGGCTCTGTCAATATTACGCTCGACTACTTTATTCATCATCAGCGTCTGAACATGGGGGGCGAAGTCACGGCACCGATTGAACAGCATCTTCTGGTGGCCGGTGGCCAGATGGAACAGCTTGAAGAGATTGAGACGATTTATTCCCATCCTCAGGCCATCGCTCAGTGTCATCAGTTTTTACGCGAGCAGTATCCAAAGGCAGAGATCCAATATATGAACTCCACTGCAGAAGCGGCGAAATACATTGCGGAGAATCCCGATGAGAAAGCTGCGGCCATAGCGAACGTTGTGGCGGCTGAAGCATACGGGCTGTCCTTTGCCGCAAAGTCGATCAATGACTATACGAACAATCAGACGCGCTTTCTCTTACTGACCAACGAGGATCAGGTGTTCAGCGAAGAGGACCTTGGCGATACACCTTATAAGACGACGATGATGATCGGACTTTCATCGGACTTTTCCGGTGCTCTTCATCAGGTACTCGCAGCCTTTGCCTGGCGCAAAATCAATCTGACAAAAATCGAATCGCGCCCGACGAAGACCGGTCTCGGGAATTATTTCTTCATCGTGGATGTGGATAAGAAGTATGATGATGTCCTGCTTCCGGCAGCGTGTGAAGAACTTCGTGCACTCGGCTGTGAGGTTCAGGTGCTCGGCAGCTATCCTTGCTTCACATGGGATGCGATTAAAAAAAACGGTAAACCGAAAAGCATCAAAGAAGTGATCTGA
- the secD gene encoding protein translocase subunit SecD: MKKRRGVKKGHLAAFFAIIISLGILIAATVMDHVDDIRLGLDLQGGFEVLYEVEPLDEETEITRGLLTDTVSALNARVDVLGVSEPSITIEGEDRIRVQLAGIEDQSSARELLSTEARLSFRDTENELLMDGGDLVEGGAQQTFDPETNRPIVQVTVDDPSMFGDITSEISQRQPPDNIMAIWMDYEEGDDYWEEMQKEDSKIVSAPRVQQRLNQSTVVITGDFTVDSAQDLAGILNAGALPVSLEEVYSNSVGASLGERAMDLAIFAGYIGVALIFGYMLLYYRFMGIIAVLTLSLYTYVVLVIFDWMNAVLTLPGIAALILGVGMAVDANIITFERIKDELRSGKSVMSAFKAGSRRSLSTIIDANVTTILAAVVLFYFGTSAVQGFALMLIVSILTSFLTAVLGARLFLGLWVNSRILNGKQKLFGVKEDQISEL, encoded by the coding sequence ATGAAGAAACGTCGGGGAGTGAAAAAAGGCCATCTGGCTGCTTTTTTTGCGATCATTATCTCGTTGGGGATCTTGATTGCAGCAACCGTGATGGACCATGTGGACGATATACGCCTTGGGCTTGATTTGCAGGGCGGTTTTGAGGTGCTCTATGAGGTGGAGCCTCTCGATGAAGAGACGGAGATCACCCGCGGATTATTGACAGACACCGTCTCGGCACTGAACGCCAGAGTGGACGTACTGGGTGTGTCAGAGCCGAGTATCACGATCGAGGGTGAAGACCGCATCCGCGTTCAACTCGCAGGGATTGAGGATCAGTCCTCTGCAAGGGAACTGCTTTCAACGGAGGCGAGACTCTCCTTTCGGGATACCGAAAATGAGCTGCTGATGGACGGGGGCGACCTGGTTGAAGGCGGTGCCCAACAGACGTTTGATCCGGAGACAAACCGTCCGATCGTACAGGTGACGGTGGATGATCCATCGATGTTCGGTGATATAACAAGTGAAATCAGTCAGCGTCAGCCGCCTGATAATATCATGGCAATCTGGATGGATTATGAAGAGGGCGACGATTATTGGGAAGAAATGCAGAAAGAAGATTCGAAAATCGTGTCCGCACCTCGTGTTCAGCAGCGTCTGAATCAGTCAACCGTCGTCATTACGGGTGACTTTACTGTTGATTCCGCACAGGACCTTGCCGGAATTCTGAATGCCGGGGCGCTGCCGGTTTCCCTTGAGGAAGTGTATTCGAACTCTGTCGGGGCATCATTGGGCGAGCGTGCAATGGATCTGGCTATTTTTGCAGGCTACATCGGTGTTGCGCTCATCTTTGGTTATATGCTTCTCTATTACCGGTTTATGGGGATCATTGCTGTATTGACGCTGTCACTGTATACGTACGTTGTACTCGTGATTTTCGACTGGATGAATGCTGTACTGACATTGCCGGGTATTGCAGCCCTTATACTCGGTGTCGGGATGGCTGTTGATGCAAATATCATTACCTTTGAACGGATCAAGGATGAACTTCGTTCCGGTAAATCGGTAATGAGCGCCTTTAAAGCCGGAAGCCGGCGGTCACTGTCGACGATTATCGATGCGAACGTGACGACGATACTGGCAGCCGTAGTACTGTTCTATTTCGGAACGAGTGCGGTACAGGGCTTTGCTCTGATGCTGATTGTCAGTATCCTGACGAGCTTTTTGACGGCCGTTCTCGGCGCAAGGCTCTTCCTTGGACTTTGGGTGAACAGCCGGATTCTTAACGGAAAGCAGAAGCTGTTCGGCGTAAAGGAGGACCAGATCAGTGAACTTTGA
- the ruvB gene encoding Holliday junction branch migration DNA helicase RuvB, producing the protein MDERIVSGEALEQEEFEELSLRPQRLQQYIGQHQVKDNLTVFIEAARMREEALDHVLLYGPPGLGKTTLATIIANELGVQIRTTSGPAIERPGDLAAVLTALEPGDVLFIDEIHRLNRAVEEVLYPAMEDFFLDIVIGKGPSARSVKLDLPPFTLVGATTRAGLLSAPLRDRFGVLSRLEYYTEADLNEIVQRTAQVLDVEMAGTSSVEVARRSRGTPRVANRILRRVRDFAQVRGDGIITDALAKEALDLLQVDPLGLDHIDHKLLKNLIHTFRGGPVGLDTIAATVGEEPDTIEDVYEPYLMQIGFLQRTPRGRVVTPLVYEHFKLEVPKQ; encoded by the coding sequence ATGGATGAACGAATTGTCAGCGGCGAGGCGCTTGAACAGGAGGAATTCGAAGAACTCTCGTTAAGACCGCAGCGGTTGCAGCAATACATCGGTCAGCATCAGGTGAAGGATAACCTGACTGTTTTTATTGAAGCTGCCAGGATGAGAGAGGAAGCCCTTGATCATGTCCTGCTTTACGGCCCGCCTGGCCTTGGGAAGACAACACTCGCGACCATCATCGCCAACGAACTAGGTGTACAGATTCGAACCACATCAGGTCCGGCGATTGAACGCCCTGGTGATTTGGCTGCGGTGCTCACGGCTTTAGAGCCTGGGGACGTTTTGTTTATAGATGAAATTCACCGTTTGAACCGTGCCGTTGAAGAGGTCCTCTATCCGGCCATGGAAGATTTTTTTCTTGATATCGTGATCGGCAAAGGGCCTTCAGCACGATCTGTTAAGCTGGACCTGCCGCCGTTCACCCTTGTGGGAGCAACGACAAGAGCAGGGCTTCTCTCCGCGCCATTGCGGGATCGCTTTGGAGTGCTGAGCCGTCTGGAATATTATACGGAAGCGGATTTGAATGAGATCGTTCAGCGCACCGCCCAGGTCCTCGATGTGGAAATGGCCGGAACCTCTTCGGTGGAAGTTGCCCGTCGTTCAAGGGGAACCCCGCGCGTTGCCAATCGTATTTTGAGAAGGGTCCGTGATTTCGCTCAGGTCAGGGGCGACGGGATCATTACGGATGCGTTGGCAAAGGAAGCGCTCGATCTCCTTCAGGTCGATCCTTTGGGACTTGATCATATCGACCATAAACTGTTGAAGAATCTGATTCATACATTCAGAGGCGGGCCTGTCGGACTCGATACCATTGCAGCAACGGTCGGAGAAGAACCGGATACGATTGAAGACGTCTATGAGCCTTATCTGATGCAGATCGGCTTTTTGCAACGGACACCGAGAGGCCGTGTTGTCACGCCGCTCGTTTACGAGCATTTTAAACTGGAGGTGCCAAAACAATGA